Part of the Virgibacillus natechei genome is shown below.
TTGGAAAATATTGATGAATTATGGGTTGCTACACTAGAAAAGATTGAAGAAAAAATTAGTAAACCTAGTTTTGACACGTGGCTAAAGAATACAAAAGCAGAAGTACTAGAAAAAAATACCTTGATTATTTCAGCACCAAATGAATTTGCAAGAGATTGGTTGGAAAATCAATACTCGAACGTAATCTCAGAAATTTTAGGAGAAATTACCGGTACAAAGCTGGCCACTAAATTTATAATTCCATCATCTCAAGCTCAGGTTGATGACACGAAACCAGTAAAAAAAACAAATTCAGATAAAAATGCAACCAATGATGTACCAAAAACGATGTTAAATTCAAAATATACATTCGATACCTTTGTTATTGGGGCTGGAAATCGTTTCGCTCATGCAGCATCATTAGCTGTCGCAGAAGCACCTGCAAAAGCATATAACCCTCTTTTCATTTATGGTGGTGTCGGCCTTGGGAAAACACATTTAATGCATGCAATCGGACATTATGTACGCCAACATGAACCAGATGCGAAGGTTGTATATTTATCATCCGAAAAATTTACGAACGAATTTATTAATGCAATTATGGATAATAAAGCGACAAATTTTCGAAATAAATACCGTAATGTCGATGTTTTATTAATTGATGATATACAATTTTTAGCTGGGAAAGAACAAACCCAGGAGGAATTTTTCCATACGTTTAATACCTTACATGAAGAGAACAAACAAATTATTATCTCAAGCGATCGACCACCAAAAGAAATTCCTACACTCGAGGATCGTCTACGTTCTCGCTTTGAATGGGGTCTAATTACGGATATTACACCACCTGATTTAGAAACCAGGATCGCCATTATATCGAAAAAGGCAAAAGCAGAAGGACTGGATATTCCTAATGAAGTAATGCTTTATATTGCAAATCAAATTGATACCAATATACGTGAGTTGGAGGGGGCCTTAATACGAGTAGTAGCATACTCTTCATTAGTAAATCAGGATATTGATCCTTCACTTGCTGCAGATGCATTAAAAGATATCATTCCCAGCAATAAGCCAAAAGTTATTACCATTCAAGGAATTCAGGAAGTTGTCGGAGAAAAGTATAACGTCCGTCTGGAAGATTTTATTGCCAAAAAACGAACAAGAGCTATTGCATTTCCAAGGCAAATTGCCATGTATTTATCAAGGGAATTAACCGACTTTTCATTGCCGAAAATTGGCGAAGAATTTGGTGGTCGAGATCATACAACGGTTATTCATGCTCACGATAAAATTATTAAATCAATAGAAAATGATTCAAATTTAAATCAAGAATTAGAAGAAATGAAAGAACAGTTAAAATCACTATAAAGGTATATTTCGTTTGTAGAACAGAAATCCACATGTGTATAATGTGTAAAAGAGAACATACCCATGCACAACTTGTTAACATGTGTATAACTTAGGCAGACCCGAGTTAATTAGACTTATCAACATATTCACAGCCCTTATTACTATTACTACTGAATTTCTAATAAAAAATAAATAGATATAGAACTTCCACAGAAGGAGTAAAAAGATGAAATTTATAATTCAACGCGATCAATTAATTGCAAGTATACAAGACGTAATGAAAGCAATTTCTACTCGAACGGTTATTCCGATTCTAACGGGTGTAAAAATCGAAGCAAAACAGCATGGTATAACATTAACTGGTAGTGATTCTGACATTTCAATTGAATCCTATATTCCAGCTGAAGATGATGGAAATGTTAATATCGAACAAATTCAAGAAGGTAGTATTGTACTACAAGCAAAATATTTTCCTGATATAATTCGTAAACTACCAGAGAAAATAGTCGAAATAGAGTCGGATGAACATTTAAAACTAACGATTCGTTCTGGAAAAGCAGAGTTTAATTTAAATGGTCAAGACGCTGAAGAGTATCCACAACTTCCTACACTGCAAACCGATGACAGCTTTGAAATGCCTACTGATCTATTAAAAAATTTAATTAAACAAACTGGTTTTGCTGTTT
Proteins encoded:
- the dnaA gene encoding chromosomal replication initiator protein DnaA → MENIDELWVATLEKIEEKISKPSFDTWLKNTKAEVLEKNTLIISAPNEFARDWLENQYSNVISEILGEITGTKLATKFIIPSSQAQVDDTKPVKKTNSDKNATNDVPKTMLNSKYTFDTFVIGAGNRFAHAASLAVAEAPAKAYNPLFIYGGVGLGKTHLMHAIGHYVRQHEPDAKVVYLSSEKFTNEFINAIMDNKATNFRNKYRNVDVLLIDDIQFLAGKEQTQEEFFHTFNTLHEENKQIIISSDRPPKEIPTLEDRLRSRFEWGLITDITPPDLETRIAIISKKAKAEGLDIPNEVMLYIANQIDTNIRELEGALIRVVAYSSLVNQDIDPSLAADALKDIIPSNKPKVITIQGIQEVVGEKYNVRLEDFIAKKRTRAIAFPRQIAMYLSRELTDFSLPKIGEEFGGRDHTTVIHAHDKIIKSIENDSNLNQELEEMKEQLKSL